A single Nicotiana tabacum cultivar K326 chromosome 5, ASM71507v2, whole genome shotgun sequence DNA region contains:
- the LOC107811427 gene encoding uncharacterized protein LOC107811427: protein MAVATTVSGAEHNRIMWRMRLHSALRTVVAYSIIGSSTLYGPPWLRKLAAFPAFSYVTATLITSDSTLGETLSGSWHAILATVQTMPLSMLGVWIAANGSDRLSPVASALALALTSLLVALLECTHFRCKKIAFGQLVLVFADGVIRGVHTSVVVHPLRVAWSTVLGIVASLLALSLPYPKLAYFEVRKLHQLYAENSKERVDIYSRAIISQDNLNAVELLSRAKLHSQTGAKLFHSTKVLKGGLMWETPWLRFFKYCSDVPGDNELQNMEITIRGMEIALTSCPSFSTVLVTEELKGALQHMSEQICRKSEQTTHQETKVDLHNESPLIHNDTISPSQTSLPTFFFLSCAKMLLTNSSPSLLKNSKPNAEVHPKRLWHNIWMKRPRKETLAFAFKCSVSLGLAMWLGLLFDKENGFWAGLTVASSLAQGKIATFTIANAQAQGIAFGSVYGVLGCSIFKSIDNLKFLALLPWIIFSSFLKNSRIYGQSVGISALLGAVMILGRENYGPPNDFAIIRLTETFIGLSCFTMVQFLFNPKRAANLAKNQLHFTMDILKDCMNQIEQPEVLGLMEKQRKLKSHILDLQKKSHNAEVEPDFWFLPFNATCYKKLQGSLSKIADLFYFMIYNINSMSQDFQSCGVDNRKELQECINDELEHLKETTNSSLTFLDNKPSLIKLFPDDDQEEKRTNDLEEGKLPTYPKSSNLTKHNDSKGERGLSFFLERSKKVIDRILSSQEKEEQKGKLIVSLYALGFCISSMLKEIKDIKMAMKELSHWESP from the exons ATGGCAGTGGCCACCACCGTGTCCGGGGCGGAGCACAACCGCATTATGTGGCGGATGAGGTTGCACTCTGCACTTCGGACCGTTGTGGCGTATAGTATAATTGGCAGCTCCACTCTTTATGGACCACCTTGGTTAAGAAAATTAGCGGCATTTCCAGCATTCTCATATGTAACAGCTACTCTCATCACTAGCGACTCGACTCTAGGGGAAACGTTGAGTGGCTCTTGGCATGCAATTCTTGCCACAGTTCAAACCATGCCGCTTTCCATGCTTGGCGTATGGATAGCAGCCAATGGGTCCGATAGGTTGTCGCCGGTCGCTTCCGCCCTGGCATTGGCGCTAACTTCTTTATTGGTAGCTCTGTTAGAGTGCACACATTTTAGGTGCAAAAAGATTGCTTTCGGGCAGCTGGTGCTTGTGTTCGCTGATGGTGTTATTCGTGGAGTGCATACGAGTGTTGTTGTACACCCTCTTCGTGTTGCATGGAGTACAGTCCTTGGAATCGTTGCTTCTCTTCTTGCTTTGTCGCTCCCTTATCCGAAGCTAGCTTACTTTGAG GTCAGAAAATTACACCAATTATATGCTGAAAACTCAAAAGAGAGAGTGGATATATATTCAAGGGCAATTATTTCCCAAGACAATCTCAATGCAGTTGAACTATTATCCAGAGCCAAGCTCCATTCTCAAACAGGAGCCAAGCTTTTCCACAGCACCAAAGTTTTGAAG GGAGGTCTAATGTGGGAAACACCTTGGCtgcgatttttcaaatattgttCCGATGTTCCAGGAGACAATGAACTCCAAAACATGGAAATAACAATAAGAGGAATGGAAATCGCCTTAACTTCATGTCCTTCATTTTCCACTGTCCTGGTGACCGAAGAGTTAAAGGGTGCCTTACAACATATGTCTGAGCAAATTTGTCGAAAATCAGAGCAAACTACTCATCAAGAAACAAAGGTAGACTTACACAATGAATCCCCTTTGATCCATAATGACACCATATCTCCGTCTCAAACAAGCCTCCCTACATTTTTCTTCCTATCTTGTGCAAAAATGCTGCTCACTAATTCATCCCCGTCACTTCTCAAAAATTCCAAACCTAATGCAGAGGTCCATCCAAAAAGATTGTGGCATAACATTTGGATGAAACGACCAAGAAAAGAAACATTGGCGtttgcatttaagtgttctgttTCTTTAGGCCTAGCTATGTGGCTAGGCCTACtatttgataaagaaaatggTTTTTGGGCAGGCCTAACTGTAGCCAGTagcttagcacaaggcaaaataGCAACATTTACAATTGCTAATGCTCAAGCACAAGGAATTGCATTCGGATCAGTCTATGGAGTCCTCGGTTGCTCTATCTTCAAAAGCATCGATAACTTAAAATTCTTAGCCCTTCTCCCTTGGATCATTTTCAGcagttttttgaaaaatagccgGATTTATGGCCAATCGGTTGGAATTTCAGCATTATTAGGAGCGGTCATGATCTTAGGACGAGAAAACTACGGCCCTCCTAATGACTTTGCCATCATAAGACTAACAGAAACTTTTATTGGATTGTCTTGTTTCACTATGGTACAGTTCTTATTCAATCCGAAACGAGCGGCTAATCTTGCAAAGAATCAATTACATTTCACAATGGATATTCTCAAAGATTGCATGAACCAAATAGAGCAGCCAGAAGTGCTGGGATTAATGGAAAAACAGAGGAAATTAAAATCCCATATCCTGGATTTACAAAAGAAATCTCATAATGCAGAAGTAGAGCCTGATTTTTGGTTTCTTCCTTTTAATGCAACATGCTACAAGAAGCTCCAAGGTTCtttatcaaaaatagccgatTTATTTTACTTCATGATCTACAATATCAACAGTATGTCACAAGATTTCCAAAGCTGTGGTGTTGATAATCGGAAAGAGCTACAagaatgtataaatgatgaattGGAGCATTTGAAGGAAACTACAAATTCCTCACTAACTTTTCTTGACAATAAGCCCAGTTTGATCAAGTTGTTCCCAGATGATGATCAAGAGGAGAAAAGAACTAATGATCTTGAGGAGGGGAAATTACCAACATACCCCAAGTCAAGTA